One Luoshenia tenuis DNA window includes the following coding sequences:
- a CDS encoding amidohydrolase, translating to MEQKLFFNGDIITMREEQPYAQALLVKGGAIAFIGSLERARELAGAEAEMIDLEGKTLMPAFMDAHSHITNVASNLRVADLSGCKDEDEIILRLREFAKAHGVPAGDWLIGYGYDHNELASGMHPTCKALDAIEDHPVLVTHTSGHMGAVNRLGLQKLGITRETPDPTGGVIGRDSGGDPNGYLEETAFTKVSALIPAPTLEEMMQAMDEAQEIYLKNGITTAQDGMVVPGNFALLKAMADAGRLKIDVVAYIDLAENSRLLRANHPYTQNYLNHLKIGGYKIFLDGSPQGRTAWMSEPYENAPDGYRGYPIYTDAQVKAFCEVALHEKQQLLAHCNGDAAAQQYIDAFKAALGEMGVKNEIRPVMIHAQTLRPDQLDEMKQIGMIPSYFVAHTYYWGDVHIKNLGRARAMRISPVGTTVQKQVRYTFHQDAPVVPPKMLHTVWCAVNRLTKSGQVLGEDERISPYKAIQGVTEHVAWQYAQEDKKGSLQSGKLADLVILDRNPLKVEPMEIKDIEVLETLKEGRTLYRKG from the coding sequence ATGGAGCAGAAACTTTTCTTTAACGGGGATATCATCACCATGCGGGAAGAGCAGCCCTACGCCCAGGCGTTGCTGGTCAAGGGCGGCGCAATCGCCTTTATCGGCTCGCTGGAGCGGGCGCGGGAGCTGGCCGGAGCCGAGGCGGAAATGATCGATCTGGAGGGCAAAACCCTGATGCCCGCCTTTATGGACGCCCACAGCCACATCACCAATGTGGCCAGCAACCTGCGGGTGGCGGATCTCAGCGGCTGCAAAGACGAGGATGAGATCATCCTGCGCCTGAGGGAATTTGCCAAGGCCCACGGCGTCCCGGCAGGGGATTGGCTGATCGGCTACGGATACGACCATAACGAGCTTGCAAGCGGCATGCACCCGACCTGTAAAGCGCTGGACGCGATAGAGGATCACCCGGTGCTGGTCACCCATACCTCAGGGCACATGGGCGCGGTGAACCGCCTGGGGCTGCAAAAGCTGGGCATAACGCGGGAGACGCCCGACCCGACGGGCGGGGTGATCGGCCGGGATAGCGGCGGGGACCCCAACGGTTATCTGGAGGAAACGGCCTTTACCAAAGTCAGCGCGCTGATTCCGGCACCCACGCTGGAAGAGATGATGCAGGCTATGGACGAGGCGCAGGAGATATACCTGAAAAACGGGATCACTACCGCGCAGGACGGCATGGTGGTGCCGGGCAACTTTGCACTGCTCAAGGCCATGGCCGACGCAGGCCGGTTAAAGATCGACGTGGTAGCCTATATCGACCTGGCGGAAAACAGCAGGCTGCTGCGCGCCAACCACCCCTATACCCAAAATTACCTCAACCACTTAAAGATCGGCGGGTACAAGATATTTTTGGACGGTTCCCCCCAGGGACGCACGGCCTGGATGAGCGAACCCTATGAGAATGCGCCGGACGGTTATAGGGGCTACCCCATTTATACCGATGCCCAGGTAAAGGCGTTTTGCGAGGTGGCGCTGCACGAAAAGCAGCAGCTATTGGCCCACTGCAATGGGGACGCGGCCGCCCAGCAGTATATCGACGCGTTCAAGGCGGCCTTAGGGGAGATGGGCGTGAAAAACGAGATCCGCCCCGTCATGATCCACGCGCAGACCCTGCGGCCCGACCAGCTGGATGAGATGAAACAGATCGGCATGATCCCCTCCTACTTTGTGGCCCATACCTATTACTGGGGGGATGTGCACATCAAAAACCTGGGGCGCGCGCGGGCCATGCGCATTAGCCCTGTGGGCACCACGGTCCAAAAACAGGTGCGCTATACCTTCCATCAGGATGCGCCGGTGGTGCCGCCCAAAATGCTGCACACGGTCTGGTGCGCGGTCAACCGCCTGACCAAGAGCGGCCAGGTATTGGGGGAGGATGAGCGCATCAGCCCCTATAAGGCCATCCAGGGCGTTACCGAGCATGTGGCCTGGCAGTATGCCCAGGAGGATAAAAAGGGCAGCCTGCAAAGCGGCAAGCTGGCGGATCTGGTGATTTTGGACCGCAACCCGCTCAAGGTGGAACCGATGGAGATCAAGGATATCGAGGTGCTGGAGACGCTCAAAGAGGGCAGGACGCTTTACCGCAAAGGATAG